Proteins from one Drosophila gunungcola strain Sukarami chromosome 3R, Dgunungcola_SK_2, whole genome shotgun sequence genomic window:
- the LOC128251702 gene encoding uncharacterized protein LOC128251702 isoform X1 — MRLTLAWLSVCLAIYCGGGHGHGNVVLSLPPSLIASATKAALSHQQRQQQHQQHQQKKDARVLFDSPSDALRDMLHTDPMNSAKFSLPDVNVDVEQQPQTSDDFNRNADDLGARQSAPQEMAMRMRLGLGLGPGPGPGLGPNYRTTPPHRYWGNRCQGRTGASAKCPQEYYRTMLAARNKEALARLHLQLSSMQDSDSEVGSSNSEEEVDDEDQSNNEVFMLLTGEQDLIKFLHWAMQLLYPIQSPSGNLSDGAADNYYPGMFLWKKLNLSGHLEPPLIVDEPQYVLVRREKLFDGYHLGEEISKESDPFIPPRGRKHNSPDLDALMNRYEPFVPNRGKRDKVKDLFKYDDLFYPHRGKKHRNLFQVDDPFFATRGKKLQLRDLYKADDPFVPNRGKRQLTGKTAERVAGNGKWPEPDSDNNWPQRMSTHKINGYDQSVRPSLSMEDAASWRLPANRLHSTRSMSADQQQQQLLLPHVRLIGNPNMRQVQVKTSSWPAEERLRRSILPRGAQNDAHETQLTQSHAANPHLDTDSDNLNI, encoded by the exons ATGAGGCTCACGTTGGCCTGGCTCAGCGTCTGCCTGGCGATTTATTGCGGCGgtggccatggccatggcAATGTGGTCCTATCTTTGCCACCATCGCTTATCGCCTCGGCCACGAAGGCGGCCTTGAGCCACcaacaacggcagcagcagcatcagcagcatcagcagaaAAAGGATGCACGCGTCCTGTTTGACAGCCCAAGCGATGCACTGCGCGATATGCTGCACACCGACCCCATGAATTCAGCGAAATTCAGCCTGCCCGACgtgaatgtggatgtggagcagcagccgcagacGTCTGACGATTTTAATCGAAACGCAGATGATTTAGGGGCCAGGCAATCAGCGCCGCAGGAAATGGCCATGCGAATgagactgggactgggactgggaccgGGACCGGGACCGGGACTGGGGCCCAACTATCGGACCACGCCCCCTCACCGGTATTGGGGCAATCGTTGCCAGGGCCGAACTGGTGCATCGGCAAAGTGTCCGCAGGAATACTATCGCACCATGCTGGCGGCCAG GAACAAAGAGGCTCTGGCTCGCCTCCACTTGCAGCTCAGTTCGATGCAGGATTCTGACTCTGAAGTTGGCTCCTCCAATtccgaggaggaggtggaCGACGAGGATCAGAGCAACAATGAGGTCTTTATGCTACTGACCGGCGAACAGGATCTGATCAAGTTCCTGCACTGGGCCATGCAGCTTCTGTATCCCATTCAGAGTCCTTCGGGCAATCTGAGTGATGGCGCCGCCGATAACTACTACCCCGGAATGTTTCTCTGGAAGAAGCTGAACCTGTCCGGTCATTTGGAACCACCACTAATCGTGGATGAACCTCAATACGTGTTAGTAAGAAGGGAGAAACTCTTCGATGGCTACCATTTGGGAG AAGAGATTAGCAAGGAGAGCGACCCATTTATACCGCCTCGAGGCCGCAAGCACAACTCGCCGGATCTGGATGCCCTGATGAACCGGTACGAGCCCTTCGTGCCAAATCGCGGCAAGCGGGACAAGGTCAAGGATCTGTTCAAGTATGACGACCTGTTCTATCCGCACCGCGGCAAGAAGCACCGCAACCTCTTCCAAGTGGACGATCCCTTCTTCGCCACCCGGGGCAAGAAGCTGCAGCTCCGGGATCTTTACAAAGCCGACGATCCATTCGTTCCGAATCGCGGCAAGCGGCAACTGACAGGGAAAACCGCGGAGCGGGTGgcgggaaatggaaaatggccAGAGCCTGACAGCGACAACAACTGGCCGCAAAGAATGTCAACGCATAAAATTAATGGTTACGATCAATCAGTCAGGCCATCACTGTCAATGGAGGATGCTGCTTCTTGGCGACTGCCCGCTAATAGATTGCACTCGACAAGATCAATGTCAGccgatcagcagcagcagcaattgctGTTGCCCCATGTCCGCCTCATTGGCAATCCGAACATGCGCCAAGTGCAGGTGAAAACATCATCTTGGCCGGCAGAAGAACGCCTCCGGAGATCCATCCTGCCCCGGGGCGCCCAAAACGATGCCCACGAGACACAATTAACGCAATCGCACGCGGCTAATCCCCATTTGGACACCGATTCCGACaatttgaacatttaa
- the LOC128251702 gene encoding uncharacterized protein LOC128251702 isoform X2: protein MRLTLAWLSVCLAIYCGGGHGHGNVVLSLPPSLIASATKAALSHQQRQQQHQQHQQKKDARVLFDSPSDALRDMLHTDPMNSAKFSLPDVNVDVEQQPQTSDDFNRNADDLGARQSAPQEMAMRMRLGLGLGPGPGPGLGPNYRTTPPHRYWGNRCQGRTGASAKCPQEYYRTMLAARNKEALARLHLQLSSMQDSDSEVGSSNSEEEVDDEDQSNNEVFMLLTGEQDLIKFLHWAMQLLYPIQSPSGNLSDGAADNYYPGMFLWKKLNLSGHLEPPLIVDEPQYVLVRREKLFDGYHLGEISKESDPFIPPRGRKHNSPDLDALMNRYEPFVPNRGKRDKVKDLFKYDDLFYPHRGKKHRNLFQVDDPFFATRGKKLQLRDLYKADDPFVPNRGKRQLTGKTAERVAGNGKWPEPDSDNNWPQRMSTHKINGYDQSVRPSLSMEDAASWRLPANRLHSTRSMSADQQQQQLLLPHVRLIGNPNMRQVQVKTSSWPAEERLRRSILPRGAQNDAHETQLTQSHAANPHLDTDSDNLNI from the exons ATGAGGCTCACGTTGGCCTGGCTCAGCGTCTGCCTGGCGATTTATTGCGGCGgtggccatggccatggcAATGTGGTCCTATCTTTGCCACCATCGCTTATCGCCTCGGCCACGAAGGCGGCCTTGAGCCACcaacaacggcagcagcagcatcagcagcatcagcagaaAAAGGATGCACGCGTCCTGTTTGACAGCCCAAGCGATGCACTGCGCGATATGCTGCACACCGACCCCATGAATTCAGCGAAATTCAGCCTGCCCGACgtgaatgtggatgtggagcagcagccgcagacGTCTGACGATTTTAATCGAAACGCAGATGATTTAGGGGCCAGGCAATCAGCGCCGCAGGAAATGGCCATGCGAATgagactgggactgggactgggaccgGGACCGGGACCGGGACTGGGGCCCAACTATCGGACCACGCCCCCTCACCGGTATTGGGGCAATCGTTGCCAGGGCCGAACTGGTGCATCGGCAAAGTGTCCGCAGGAATACTATCGCACCATGCTGGCGGCCAG GAACAAAGAGGCTCTGGCTCGCCTCCACTTGCAGCTCAGTTCGATGCAGGATTCTGACTCTGAAGTTGGCTCCTCCAATtccgaggaggaggtggaCGACGAGGATCAGAGCAACAATGAGGTCTTTATGCTACTGACCGGCGAACAGGATCTGATCAAGTTCCTGCACTGGGCCATGCAGCTTCTGTATCCCATTCAGAGTCCTTCGGGCAATCTGAGTGATGGCGCCGCCGATAACTACTACCCCGGAATGTTTCTCTGGAAGAAGCTGAACCTGTCCGGTCATTTGGAACCACCACTAATCGTGGATGAACCTCAATACGTGTTAGTAAGAAGGGAGAAACTCTTCGATGGCTACCATTTGGGAG AGATTAGCAAGGAGAGCGACCCATTTATACCGCCTCGAGGCCGCAAGCACAACTCGCCGGATCTGGATGCCCTGATGAACCGGTACGAGCCCTTCGTGCCAAATCGCGGCAAGCGGGACAAGGTCAAGGATCTGTTCAAGTATGACGACCTGTTCTATCCGCACCGCGGCAAGAAGCACCGCAACCTCTTCCAAGTGGACGATCCCTTCTTCGCCACCCGGGGCAAGAAGCTGCAGCTCCGGGATCTTTACAAAGCCGACGATCCATTCGTTCCGAATCGCGGCAAGCGGCAACTGACAGGGAAAACCGCGGAGCGGGTGgcgggaaatggaaaatggccAGAGCCTGACAGCGACAACAACTGGCCGCAAAGAATGTCAACGCATAAAATTAATGGTTACGATCAATCAGTCAGGCCATCACTGTCAATGGAGGATGCTGCTTCTTGGCGACTGCCCGCTAATAGATTGCACTCGACAAGATCAATGTCAGccgatcagcagcagcagcaattgctGTTGCCCCATGTCCGCCTCATTGGCAATCCGAACATGCGCCAAGTGCAGGTGAAAACATCATCTTGGCCGGCAGAAGAACGCCTCCGGAGATCCATCCTGCCCCGGGGCGCCCAAAACGATGCCCACGAGACACAATTAACGCAATCGCACGCGGCTAATCCCCATTTGGACACCGATTCCGACaatttgaacatttaa